The Medicago truncatula cultivar Jemalong A17 chromosome 4, MtrunA17r5.0-ANR, whole genome shotgun sequence genome includes a region encoding these proteins:
- the LOC11427892 gene encoding (S)-8-oxocitronellyl enol synthase CYC2, giving the protein MEHQSPVALVVGVTGMVGLSLAEALKQPDCLGGPWKVYGGARHSPDEWFPSSILDGFITFDAVNSADTHAKLLPIANEVTHIFWVTFQFVEDEEVNITVNKSMLHNVVTVLKSSPSSPLTHITVQTGTKHYMGPIYDPVRSNKLICHEPPFNENMPRLPYPNFYYTLEDLVASYTPSITYSIHRSSLIIGASSRSAINAMMMLATYAAICRHVGLPFRYPGNRYTWEHFCDMSDAGVLAKQHVWAGVTKKAKNQAFNCTNGDIFTWKSMWMLLSEVFDVEFVELDDKEEFDIIELMRDKGEVWDLIVEKYGLHKTKLKEIACFEAMVPVVRFEFQHVSSMNKSKDYGFLEYADTFKSIKLWVAKLREMKLIPSYQQ; this is encoded by the coding sequence ATGGAGCATCAAAGTCCGGTAGCACTAGTTGTCGGAGTTACGGGAATGGTTGGACTAAGCTTAGCCGAAGCCTTGAAGCAGCCTGATTGTCTCGGAGGTCCATGGAAAGTTTACGGCGGTGCTCGCCATTCCCCAGACGAATGGTTCCCTTCTTCCATCCTAGACGGCTTCATCACATTTGACGCAGTTAACTCAGCTGACACACACGCCAAACTATTACCTATAGCCAATGAAGTCACCCACATCTTCTGGGTGACTTTCCAGTttgtagaagatgaagaagttaaCATCACTGTTAACAAATCCATGCTCCATAACGTTGTCACCGTTCTTAAATCTTCTCCATCTTCTCCTCTCACCCATATAACGGTCCAAACCGGAACTAAACATTACATGGGTCCGATATATGACCCCGTCCGGTCTAACAAACTTATATGCCACGAACCACCTTTTAACGAGAATATGCCTCGACTCCCTTACCCAAATTTCTACTACACACTTGAGGATCTCGTTGCATCATACACACCTTCGATTACATACTCAATACATCGATCCTCTCTCATAATTGGCGCATCTTCAAGAAGTGCAATCAACGCGATGATGATGCTAGCGACGTATGCTGCGATATGTCGCCATGTAGGGTTACCGTTTCGGTATCCAGGAAATAGATACACTTGGGAGCATTTTTGTGATATGTCAGATGCAGGTGTGCTGGCAAAGCAACATGTGTGGGCTGGAGTTACAAAGAAAGCTAAGAACCAAGCATTTAATTGTACAAACGGTGACATTTTCACTTGGAAGAGTATGTGGATGTTGCTTAGTGAGGTTTTTGATGTTGAGTTTGTTGAGTTGGATGATAAAGAAGAGTTTGATATCATTGAGTTGATGCGTGACAAGGGTGAGGTTTGGGACTTGATTGTAGAGAAATATGGGCTTCATAAGACCAAGTTGAAGGAAATTGCTTGCTTTGAAGCCATGGTGCCAGTTGTACGGTTTGAGTTTCAACATGTATCTAGTATGAACAAGAGTAAAGATTATGGGTTTTTAGAGTATGCTGATACGTTTAAGAGTATCAAACTCTGGGTGGCTAAGCTGAGGGAGATGAAACTTATACCCTCCTACCAACAATAA
- the LOC11427891 gene encoding protein trichome birefringence-like 4 has product MACLKKPLLNSPELQRTLQHPLLRPRTHILTVPFLLLSLFLLSVSYTTHSTRYSYTSTTPSLRLPLSLKRVLAHAPFTSYVVSEAQSNTFSSVTAAERTRGNPTYSDSQDLSSCDIFDGSWIQDDSHETVYQHGSCPFLDDTFNCFKNGRSDFEFLKYRWKPHGCQIPRFDGLKMLHMLRGKRVVFVGDSLNRNMWQSLVCALRASLKDKSRLYEVSGRREFRIQGFFSFKFKDYGCSIDFVKSPFLVQEWKVSRDDEVPQRDTLRLDMIQASKSQYYDADIIIFNTGHWWNHDKTKNGRNYFQEGNHVYDRLEVSEALQKALKTWAKWVDSTVDSTRTRVFFTGFSASHYKGGQWNSGGKCDGERQPITNESYLAAYPWTMGIVEDVIAEMKTPVFYLNITKMTDYRKDGHPSIYREPGFSDSKGRKMVQDCSHWCLPGIPDSWNELLYSTLLVAHTNFIASTNY; this is encoded by the exons atGGCCTGCCTCAAAAAACCATTGCTGAATTCACCTGAACTTCAAAGAACTCTTCAACACCCTCTCTTACGTCCAAGAACTCACATTTTAACAGTCCCTTTTTTACTTCTCTCTCTGTTTCTCCTCTCAGTATCATACACTACACACTCTACCCGTTACAGTTACACCAGTACCACTCCTTCTCTTCGTTTACCACTTTCTTTGAAACGTGTATTGGCACATGCACCATTCACTTCTTACGTAGTTTCAGAAGCACAGAGCAACACATTCTCTTCTGTTACGGCAGCGGAAAGAACACGAGGAAATCCAACATATAGTGACTCACAAGACCTCAGTTCATGTGATATCTTTGATGGCTCTTGGATTCAAGATGATTCTCATGAAACTGTTTATCAACATGGTTCATGTCCTTTTCTTGATGATACTTTTAACTGTTTCAAGAATGGACGTTCAGATTTTGAGTTTCTTAAATATCGTTGGAAGCCACATGGTTGTCAAATTCCAAG GTTTGATGGGTTGAAAATGTTGCACATGTTGAGAGGTAAGAGAGTGGTGTTTGTAGGAGACTCTTTGAACAGGAACATGTGGCAATCTTTGGTGTGTGCTTTGAGAGCTTCTCTTAAAGATAAGAGCAGACTCTATGAAGTTTCCGGACGCCGTGAATTCAGGATTCAaggtttcttttctttcaaattcaaa GATTATGGATGCTCCATAGACTTTGTGAAATCCCCGTTTCTTGTACAAGAATGGAAAGTGTCACGTGACGATGAAGTTCCTCAAAGAGATACTCTTAGGCTTGACATGATTCAAGCTTCCAAGTCTCAGTATTATGATGCTGATATAATCATTTTCAACACAGGACACTGGTGGAATCATGACAAGACAAAAAATGG TAGAAACTACTTTCAGGAAGGTAATCATGTCTATGACAGATTAGAAGTTTCTGAAGCATTACAAAAGGCACTGAAGACATGGGCTAAGTGGGTTGATTCCACAGTTGATAGCACACGTACAAGGGTTTTTTTCACTGGATTTTCAGCTTCTCACTACAA AGGGGGGCAATGGAACTCTGGTGGTAAATGTGATGGGGAGAGACAACCCATTACAAATGAAAGCTATCTTGCAGCATATCCATGGACAATGGGAATTGTCGAAGATGTTATAGCAGAGATGAAGACACCAGTGTTTTATCTCAACATTACCAAAATGACAGACTACAGAAAAGATGGGCATCCTTCAATTTATAGAGAACCAGGTTTCAGTGATAGCAAAGGCCGTAAAATGGTCCAAGATTGCAGCCACTGGTGCCTTCCTGGAATTCCAGACTCTTGGAATGAACTCCTCTATTCCACTCTACTTGTAGCTCACACAAATTTTATTGCTTCTACAAATTATTAA